From a single Sphingosinicellaceae bacterium genomic region:
- a CDS encoding dihydroneopterin aldolase, with the protein MKTPGIFEQAPLDGLVPTTLRPRSRKIVLENLDVPVDIGFHDFEIGTPQRLRINVEVWLDEARFPTCDSIDKAWDYDRLRTAIIALVSGRRFNLQETVAHGIYDLVAARRGVTGLRVSTRKPDIYPDCAAVGVELASF; encoded by the coding sequence ATGAAGACCCCCGGTATTTTCGAGCAGGCGCCCCTCGACGGCCTCGTGCCCACCACCCTGCGTCCGCGCAGCCGCAAGATCGTGCTCGAGAACCTCGATGTGCCCGTCGACATCGGCTTCCACGATTTCGAGATCGGCACCCCCCAGCGTCTACGCATCAACGTCGAGGTCTGGCTCGACGAGGCGCGCTTCCCGACCTGCGACAGCATCGACAAGGCGTGGGACTACGACCGCCTGCGCACCGCGATCATCGCATTGGTCTCGGGCCGGCGTTTCAACCTGCAGGAGACGGTGGCGCACGGCATCTACGACCTCGTCGCGGCCCGGCGGGGGGTTACGGGGTTGAGGGTGTCGACCCGCAAGCCGGACATTTACCCGGACTGCGCTGCGGTCGGGGTCGAGTTGGCGTCTTTCTGA
- a CDS encoding SDR family oxidoreductase: MTAAPRSPVGQRTAIVTGGAKRIGAALVRALSADGWFVVIHCNRSRADADALAAELGNARVVAADLADPEAADVILAATAGAPPLGLLVNCASRFDYDRFDDFTLKAWATHIDVNLRAPTLLIRAFAAAVPEGETACVVNLLDAKLASLNPDYFTYTVSKIGLAGVTELAARAFAPKLRVNAIAPAVTLVSGPQSRENFEAVHTMNPLHRGVEVAEIVAALRFIVATPTLNAQTIAIDGGQRLLGLPRDVAYMVKE, translated from the coding sequence ATGACCGCCGCCCCCCGATCCCCAGTTGGCCAACGCACCGCGATCGTCACCGGCGGTGCCAAGCGCATCGGCGCCGCACTGGTCCGCGCACTCTCCGCCGACGGTTGGTTCGTCGTGATCCACTGCAATCGTTCGCGCGCCGATGCCGACGCGCTGGCGGCCGAACTCGGAAACGCGCGGGTCGTCGCCGCCGATCTCGCCGATCCTGAAGCGGCTGACGTCATCCTCGCCGCGACCGCCGGAGCGCCGCCGCTCGGACTGCTGGTCAACTGCGCCTCGCGCTTCGACTACGACCGCTTCGACGACTTCACCCTCAAGGCATGGGCGACGCACATCGACGTCAACCTGCGCGCCCCGACCCTGCTGATCCGCGCCTTTGCCGCCGCGGTCCCCGAGGGCGAGACGGCGTGCGTGGTCAACCTGCTCGATGCCAAGCTGGCTTCGCTGAATCCGGATTATTTCACCTACACCGTGTCGAAGATCGGGCTGGCCGGCGTCACCGAGCTCGCAGCCCGCGCTTTCGCGCCCAAGCTCCGCGTCAACGCCATCGCGCCTGCGGTGACCCTCGTCAGCGGCCCCCAGAGCCGCGAGAACTTCGAGGCGGTGCACACGATGAACCCGCTCCATCGGGGCGTCGAGGTTGCCGAGATCGTCGCCGCCTTGCGCTTCATCGTTGCGACGCCGACCTTGAACGCGCAGACGATCGCGATCGACGGCGGGCAGCGTCTGCTTGGGCTACCCCGCGACGTCGCCTACATGGTGAAAGAATGA